A region of Desulfonauticus submarinus DNA encodes the following proteins:
- the rplE gene encoding 50S ribosomal protein L5 — MMRLEKLYKEKIVPHLMKEFNYKSPMEVPRVLKVSLNMGLGEGSQNNKLIQDAVEELTFIAGQRAVITRAKKSIAAFKLREGQPIGVRVTLRRERMWAFLDKLFNVALPRVRDFRGIPDRGFDGRGNFTLGIREHTIFPEVDLDKVERVKGMNVTIVTSAKTDKEGKVLLKMLGLPFKK, encoded by the coding sequence AGGTTAGAGAAGTTATACAAAGAGAAGATAGTTCCTCATTTGATGAAAGAGTTTAATTACAAGTCTCCCATGGAAGTACCTAGAGTACTGAAGGTTTCTTTAAACATGGGATTAGGGGAAGGCAGCCAGAATAACAAGCTTATCCAGGATGCAGTAGAAGAACTGACCTTTATTGCAGGTCAGAGGGCTGTAATTACCCGTGCAAAAAAATCGATTGCTGCTTTTAAGTTAAGAGAAGGGCAGCCAATTGGAGTAAGAGTAACTTTGCGCCGGGAAAGAATGTGGGCCTTTTTAGATAAGTTGTTCAATGTTGCCTTGCCCCGAGTGAGGGACTTTAGAGGTATTCCAGATCGAGGATTTGATGGCCGGGGCAACTTTACTCTTGGAATCAGGGAACACACTATATTCCCTGAAGTAGATTTGGATAAAGTTGAAAGAGTAAAGGGAATGAATGTTACTATTGTTACTAGTGCAAAGACGGATAAAGAAGGCAAGGTCTTGTTAAAGATGTTGGGTTTGCCTTTTAAGAAGTAA
- the rpmD gene encoding 50S ribosomal protein L30 → MIKVKLKRSLIGLKPKQRRTIKALGLRKINQIKELPENDAVLGMIKKVQTFVEVVK, encoded by the coding sequence ATGATTAAGGTAAAGTTAAAAAGAAGTCTTATAGGACTAAAGCCTAAACAGAGAAGAACAATTAAGGCCTTAGGGCTTAGAAAAATTAATCAAATAAAAGAGCTTCCAGAAAATGATGCTGTCCTTGGGATGATTAAAAAAGTGCAAACTTTTGTAGAGGTGGTGAAGTAA
- the rplR gene encoding 50S ribosomal protein L18 encodes MKRTRREARLKRKIRIRKKIYGTPERPRLVVFRSNRYIYAQVVDDTKGHTLVAYSSLAMGKKNVSKEVAKEVGLKIAELAKKAKIEKVVFDRNGYLYHGRVKALADGAREGGLKF; translated from the coding sequence ATGAAAAGAACTAGACGAGAAGCCAGGTTAAAAAGAAAGATTAGAATTCGTAAAAAGATTTATGGTACGCCAGAAAGGCCACGGTTAGTGGTATTTCGTTCAAATCGTTATATTTATGCTCAGGTAGTAGATGATACCAAAGGGCATACTCTTGTGGCTTATAGCTCTTTGGCAATGGGCAAAAAAAATGTCAGTAAGGAAGTTGCCAAAGAGGTGGGGTTAAAAATAGCTGAGTTGGCTAAAAAGGCTAAGATTGAGAAAGTTGTTTTTGACCGCAATGGTTATTTATATCATGGTAGAGTAAAGGCTTTGGCGGATGGTGCCAGGGAAGGTGGACTAAAATTTTAA
- the rplF gene encoding 50S ribosomal protein L6, whose protein sequence is MSRIGKKPITLPKGVEVKFEKSVIKVKGPKGELALSTHPKITYREEEGKIFVERVDDTRVAREQHGLRRTLLYNAVVGVSEGFKKTLEVIGVGYKVAVKGNKVELNVGYSHPVQMELPKDLSAQVEGNKLTILGISKERVGEYAARIRRVRPPEPYKGKGIKYLDEQIRRKAGKTGKK, encoded by the coding sequence ATGTCAAGAATTGGAAAGAAACCAATTACTCTACCCAAGGGTGTAGAGGTTAAATTTGAAAAAAGTGTAATTAAGGTAAAGGGCCCAAAAGGTGAGCTTGCTCTTTCTACCCATCCTAAGATTACATATCGAGAGGAAGAAGGTAAGATTTTTGTAGAGCGTGTGGATGATACACGGGTAGCAAGAGAACAACATGGGCTTAGAAGGACTTTGCTTTATAATGCTGTAGTAGGTGTAAGTGAAGGGTTTAAAAAGACATTAGAGGTAATTGGGGTGGGATATAAAGTAGCTGTGAAAGGTAATAAAGTTGAGCTGAATGTAGGTTATTCTCATCCCGTACAAATGGAATTACCAAAAGATTTGAGTGCTCAGGTGGAAGGTAATAAATTGACTATTTTAGGTATTAGTAAAGAGAGAGTAGGTGAATATGCAGCTCGTATTAGACGAGTGCGTCCACCAGAGCCATATAAAGGAAAGGGTATTAAGTATTTAGATGAGCAAATAAGACGTAAAGCTGGGAAAACTGGTAAGAAGTAG
- the rpsE gene encoding 30S ribosomal protein S5, which translates to MEKKELELIEKIVYLNRVAKVVKGGRRFSFSALVVVGNGKGKIGYGLGKANQVPDAIRKATEKARRNMVEIPLHGTTIPFKVIGEYCSSRVLLKPASPGTGIIAGGTVRAVLEVLGVKDVLTKSLGSNNPHNVLKATIQGLSELVTPEEVSLMRGKKVRLVK; encoded by the coding sequence ATGGAAAAGAAAGAATTGGAGCTTATAGAAAAGATAGTTTACCTCAATCGAGTTGCTAAAGTTGTTAAAGGTGGTCGAAGATTTAGCTTTAGTGCCCTAGTTGTGGTTGGCAATGGTAAAGGGAAGATTGGATATGGCCTTGGTAAGGCTAATCAAGTACCAGATGCCATAAGAAAAGCCACGGAAAAGGCAAGAAGGAATATGGTTGAGATTCCTCTGCATGGTACCACTATTCCCTTTAAAGTGATAGGAGAATATTGTTCAAGTAGGGTTTTGTTAAAGCCTGCTAGTCCTGGTACAGGTATTATTGCGGGTGGTACTGTTCGTGCAGTTTTAGAAGTTTTGGGAGTAAAAGATGTTTTGACTAAATCCCTTGGAAGCAATAATCCCCACAATGTACTTAAGGCTACAATTCAGGGATTAAGCGAATTGGTGACACCTGAGGAAGTAAGTTTAATGAGAGGTAAAAAGGTAAGGCTTGTTAAATAG
- a CDS encoding type Z 30S ribosomal protein S14 → MARKALIVKAKRKPKFSTRKYNRCPLCGRPRAFLRRFGICRICFRNMALAGELPGVRKSSW, encoded by the coding sequence GTGGCGCGAAAAGCTTTGATTGTAAAGGCCAAGAGAAAACCCAAGTTTTCTACTCGTAAGTATAATCGGTGTCCTCTCTGTGGTCGGCCGAGGGCCTTTTTGAGAAGGTTTGGTATTTGTCGTATCTGTTTTAGAAATATGGCATTGGCGGGTGAATTGCCAGGTGTGCGAAAATCTAGTTGGTAA
- the rplO gene encoding 50S ribosomal protein L15 — MKLHELYPFEHERKGRKRVGRGDGSGHGGTSCRGHKGQKSRSGGKVARWFEGGQMPLQRRLPKRGFKNPFRVEYAIVNLGSLLQKFEDKEEISIEDIYASGLVKKTLPVKILGEGEVRKAIKITAHKFSKSAKEKIEKAGGSITQLEG; from the coding sequence ATGAAACTACATGAATTGTATCCATTTGAGCACGAAAGAAAGGGCAGAAAAAGAGTGGGCCGAGGAGATGGTAGTGGCCATGGTGGAACCTCTTGTAGAGGCCATAAAGGACAAAAGTCTAGAAGTGGCGGAAAAGTTGCTCGTTGGTTTGAAGGTGGACAGATGCCTTTACAGAGGAGGCTGCCTAAAAGAGGATTTAAAAATCCTTTTAGAGTAGAATATGCTATTGTAAATCTTGGGTCTTTGCTTCAGAAGTTTGAAGATAAAGAGGAAATTAGTATAGAGGACATTTATGCCAGTGGATTGGTAAAAAAGACTTTGCCGGTTAAAATTTTAGGAGAAGGTGAAGTAAGAAAAGCAATAAAAATTACTGCTCATAAGTTTAGTAAAAGCGCCAAAGAAAAGATAGAAAAGGCGGGCGGTAGTATAACCCAACTGGAAGGTTAG
- the rpsH gene encoding 30S ribosomal protein S8: protein MQLTDPIADLLTRIRNAHLARHKEVSIPASKMKAEILRILKEEGFIKDYIEEDKELKVYLKYYQGKPVIKGLKKISKPSRRVYVKAKEIPIVRNGLGIAILSTPKGILEGRQARKENIGGELICEVW from the coding sequence ATGCAATTAACTGATCCCATTGCCGATTTACTAACTCGAATTAGAAATGCCCATTTGGCCAGGCACAAAGAGGTTTCTATTCCTGCCAGTAAAATGAAGGCTGAAATTTTAAGGATTTTAAAAGAAGAAGGTTTTATTAAAGATTATATTGAAGAAGATAAAGAATTAAAGGTCTATCTTAAATATTATCAAGGGAAGCCGGTCATTAAGGGGTTGAAAAAGATTAGTAAGCCAAGTCGGCGAGTATATGTAAAGGCGAAGGAGATTCCTATTGTAAGAAATGGCTTAGGAATCGCTATTTTATCTACTCCTAAGGGAATTTTGGAAGGAAGGCAGGCCAGAAAGGAAAATATTGGTGGCGAATTAATTTGTGAGGTTTGGTAG